The Micromonas commoda chromosome 16, complete sequence genome has a window encoding:
- a CDS encoding predicted protein has product MSSTLTIKTTDNPTQIANMANSDVPAPRHSSRNVNSAYASNNMKNHKGAAAPSDPAWVNPPATKRQRTDSKHDTEDGTHTPGPNTPATTNSGGTPAKLARPGDSSGSEGGNNNPALRGVDKKARAAWSAEAAALGYEAGTIKNSAYVLLAASGAGGMTVAAIVDAATKQGLYSWGTCKTPNNSVTAALSQDTTFVRIAPSTYALRSTLKGAAGPVPQARTSSGSINSGAPTRSGSGLSGGAVAGRNASGQNASSKARKREREAAAREAAREAAIAGPPRMDAGLDVDAVAEMMEDEYDAAAPMMMGHGVSYVVPKYGGSGLGGETYEHMARSLAMESYRRRMDVCGGAVTADAEAFVPLPMTRPEYDMEEATAGSCLLWYPTANPAPEVFERPSPLKEPTEALMRASSWKDEAKAAMAGSPVFGGADREMSRLGSGHLPKWVLESFNDSSIAAA; this is encoded by the exons GCCAATtccgacgtccccgcgccgagacACTCGTCGCGCAACGTCAACTCGGCGTACGCATCGAACAACATGAAGAATCACAAgggggccgcggcgccgagcgaccCCGCGTGGGTTAATCCCCCCGCGACGAAGCGTCAGCGCACCGACTCCAAGCACGACACCGAGGACGGCACGCACACGCCCGGTCCCAACACCCCCGCCACCACCAACTCAGGCGGCACTCCCGCCAAGTTGGCGAGGCCGGGTGACTCGAGCGGCTCGGAGGGTGGCAACAACAACCCGGCGCTGCGGGGGGTGGACAAgaaggctcgcgccgcgtggTCAGCTGAGGCTGCGGCGCTCGGGTACGAGGCTGGCACCATCAAGAACAGCGCctacgtcctcctcgcggcgtcgggggccGGCGGCatgaccgtcgccgccatcgtcgacgcggcgaccaagCAAGG GCTGTACAGCTGGGGCACGTGCAAGACCCCGAACAactccgtcaccgccgcgctctcccaGGACACCACCTTTGTGCGCATCGCGCCCTCCACCTACGCGCTTCGCAGCACGCTGAAGGGTGCCGCCGGTCCGGTTCCGCAGGCGAGGACATCCTCCGGGAGCATCAACAGCGGTGCGCCCACGCGCAGCGGCAGCGGCCTGAGCGGCGGGGCCGTGGCCGGGCGTAACGCATCGGGCCAGAACGCGAGCTCGAAGGCGAGGAAGAGGGAGCGAGAGGCTGCCGCGCGAGAGGCTGCGCGAGAGGCTGCGATTGCGGGACCGCCGAGGATGGACGCCGGcttggacgtggacgcggtggctgAGATGATGGAGGACGagtacgacgccgcggcaccCATGATGATGGGCCACGGCGTGTCGTACGTGGTGCCAAAGTACGGCGGAAGCGGTCTGGGCGGCGAGACGTACGAGCACATGGCGCGTTCGCTGGCGATGGAGTCGTACCGCAGGAGGATGGACgtgtgcggcggcgccgtgacGGCGGATGCCGAGGCGTTCGTGCCCCTGCCGATGACGAGGCCCGAGTACGACatggaggaggcgaccgcgggaAGCTGCCTGCTCTGGTACCCCACCGCCAACCCGGCGCCCGAGGTGTTCGAAAGGCCGAGCCCACTCAAGGAGCCGACCGAGGCGTTgatgcgcgcgtcgtcgtggaaggatgaggccaaggcggcgatggcggggtCGCCGGTGTTTGGCGGTGCCGACAGGGAGATGTCTCGACTGGGAAGCGGACATTTGCCCAAGTGGGTGCTGGAGTCCTTCAACGATTCcagcatcgccgccgcctga
- a CDS encoding predicted protein, with protein sequence MAELKFETLQVHAGQQPDPTTNSRAMPIYATTSYTFNDSKHGADLFGLRAFGNIYSRIMNPTNDVFEKRISALEGGVGAVAVSSGMSAQFLAITTICQQGDNIVSTPSLYGGTYNQFKVTLPRLGINVKFAKDDEPASFESLIDSHTKALYVETIGNPRFSVPDFRALKAIASKHGIPLICDNTFGGGGYVCQPLRHGADIVVESATKWIGGHGTTVGGVIVDGGTMNWNNGKHPIFTEPSPGYHGLRFWDTFGPTGVLGVNVAFIMRCRVEGLRDIGMCQNPFGSFNFLLGLETLSLRMERHCGNTMALARYLQSHPMVSWVNYPGLSDHPFHRKANEYFRKDCYGAVLTFGVKGGLGPGTKFIDSLRLASQLANVGDAKTLVIHPASTTHEQLTEAEQKASGVSQDMIRVSVGIEHIDDIVADFAQALEEARNAH encoded by the exons ATGGCTGAGCTCAAGTTCGAGACCCTGCAGGTCCACGCCGGCCAGCAGCCGGATCCCACCACCAACAGCCGCGCGATGCCTATCTACGCAACAACCTCGTACACCTTCAACGACAGCAAGCACGGCGCCGATCTGTTCGGtctccgcgcgttcggcaACATCTACTCGAGGATCATG AACCCCACCAACGACGTGTTCGAGAAGCGCAtctccgcgctcgagggcggcgtgggcgccgtcgccgtgtccTCCGGAATGTCCGCGCAGTTCCTCGCCATCACCACCATCTGTCAGCAGGGCGACAACATCGTGTCCACCCCGTCCCTGTACGGCGGCACCTACAACCAGTTCAAGGTGACCCTCCCCAGGCTCGGCATCAACGTCAAGTTCGccaaggacgacgagcccgcgtcgttcgagtcCCTCATCGACTCCCACACCAAGGCCCTCTACGTGGAGACCATCGGTAACCCCCGCTTCTCCGTCCCGGACTTCCGCGCGCTCAAGGCCATCGCGTCCAAGCACGGCATCCCGCTCATCTGCGACAACAcattcggcggcggcgggtacgtGTGCCAACCCCTCAGGCACGGCGCcgacatcgtcgtcgagtCCGCCACCAAGTGGATCGGCGGCCACGGGaccaccgtcggcggcgtgatcgtcgacggcggaaCCATGAACTGGAACAACGGCAAGCACCCCATCTTCACCGAGCCGTCGCCCGGGTACCACGGCCTCAGGTTCTGGGACACCTTCGGACCCACCGGCGTTTTGGGCGTCAACGTCGCGTTCATCATGCGCtgccgcgtcgagggactCCGCGATATCGGCATGTGCCAGAACCCGTTCGGATCTTTCAacttcctcctcggcctgGAGACGCTCAGCCTCCGCATGGAGCGCCACTGCGGGAACACGATGGCGCTCGCCAGGTACCTCCAGTCGCACCCCATGGTGTCCTGGGTCAACTACCCGGGTCTCAGCGACCACCCCTTCCACCGCAAGGCGAACGAATACTTCCGCAAGGACTGCTACGGCGCGGTGCTCACCTTCGGCGTCAAGGGTGGCCTCGGCCCCGGCACCAAGTTCATCGACTCCCTCCGCCTGGCGTCGCAACTCGCcaacgtcggcgacgccaagacTCTGGTGATCCAcccggcgtccaccacccACGAGCAGCTCACGGAGGCGGAGCAGAAGGCATCGGGCGTGAGCCAGGACATGATCCGCGTCTCCGTCGGCATCGAGCACATAgacgacatcgtcgccgacttTGCGCAGGCTCTCGAGGAGGCGAGAAACGCGCATTAA